A genomic window from Streptomyces sp. HUAS YS2 includes:
- a CDS encoding helix-turn-helix domain-containing protein, translating to MYDLHTRQRALALVAQGRSLNSVSKQTGISRAAIRSWQTRLEPRPRISVHCAPCVRCRPVPGRPAPAEAYAYLLGLYLGDGCISPHPRGGHHLRIACADAWPGLIEACRRAIQAVRPEGKAYTLQKQGCVAVTSYGRHWTCLFPQHGPGRKHERRIALEPWQEEIVATHPWDFIRGLIHSDGCRITNWTTRIIESVRKRYEYPRYFFTNTSTDIVQLYTDALDMVGVEWKPLNQSRAAITISVARKASVALMDAHVGPKY from the coding sequence ATGTACGACCTGCATACGCGCCAACGAGCCCTGGCTCTCGTAGCCCAGGGCCGCAGCCTCAACTCCGTGAGCAAGCAGACCGGGATCTCGCGTGCGGCCATACGCAGTTGGCAGACACGCCTGGAACCTCGCCCTCGGATATCCGTACATTGCGCGCCCTGTGTGCGCTGCCGCCCCGTACCGGGCCGTCCCGCACCAGCAGAGGCGTACGCCTATCTCCTCGGGCTCTATCTCGGCGACGGCTGCATCAGCCCGCACCCGCGCGGAGGGCACCACTTGCGCATTGCCTGCGCCGACGCCTGGCCCGGCTTGATCGAGGCGTGCCGCAGAGCGATCCAGGCCGTCCGCCCCGAGGGCAAGGCGTACACCCTGCAGAAGCAGGGCTGCGTGGCAGTCACCAGCTACGGACGCCATTGGACCTGCCTCTTCCCGCAGCACGGGCCCGGCAGGAAGCACGAACGGCGCATCGCCCTCGAACCCTGGCAGGAGGAGATCGTCGCCACGCATCCCTGGGATTTCATCCGCGGGCTCATTCACTCCGACGGCTGCCGGATCACCAACTGGACTACCCGAATCATCGAGAGCGTACGGAAGCGGTACGAGTACCCCCGGTACTTCTTCACCAACACGTCGACCGACATCGTCCAGCTCTACACCGACGCCCTCGACATGGTCGGCGTCGAGTGGAAACCGCTCAATCAGAGCCGCGCCGCCATCACCATCTCCGTCGCCCGAAAGGCCTCCGTCGCGCTCATGGACGCCCACGTCGGCCCCAAGTACTGA
- a CDS encoding ANTAR domain-containing response regulator: MTAPESPQPVADDDQSHVPPLTTRVVIAEDEALIRLDLKEMLEEEGYSVVGEAGDGATAVELAREHKPDLVILDVKMPVLDGISAAEKIAGESIAPVLMLTAFSQRDLVERARDAGAMAYLVKPFSKSDVVPAIEMAVSRFAELRALEKEVADLSQRLETRKLVDRAKSILQTEYGLTEPAAFRWIQKTSMDRRMSMQQVAEAVIEDSEEKKAAKGQ, from the coding sequence GTGACCGCCCCCGAGTCGCCCCAGCCCGTCGCCGACGACGACCAGTCGCACGTCCCGCCGCTGACGACCCGTGTCGTCATCGCCGAGGACGAGGCCCTCATCCGCCTCGACCTCAAAGAGATGCTCGAAGAAGAGGGGTACTCGGTCGTCGGTGAGGCCGGCGACGGCGCCACCGCCGTCGAGCTAGCCCGGGAGCACAAGCCCGACCTGGTCATCCTCGATGTGAAGATGCCCGTCCTCGACGGCATCTCCGCCGCCGAGAAGATCGCCGGTGAGTCGATCGCCCCGGTCCTGATGCTCACCGCGTTCTCGCAGCGCGATCTCGTCGAGCGGGCCCGTGACGCGGGCGCCATGGCGTACCTGGTGAAGCCGTTCAGCAAGAGCGATGTCGTGCCGGCGATCGAGATGGCCGTCTCCCGGTTCGCGGAGCTGCGGGCGCTGGAGAAGGAGGTCGCGGACCTCTCGCAGCGTCTGGAGACGCGCAAGCTGGTCGATCGTGCGAAGAGCATTCTGCAGACGGAGTACGGGCTGACGGAGCCGGCCGCGTTCCGTTGGATCCAGAAGACGTCGATGGACCGCCGTATGTCGATGCAGCAGGTCGCTGAGGCGGTCATCGAGGACTCCGAGGAGAAGAAGGCCGCGAAGGGCCAGTAG
- a CDS encoding ABC transporter ATP-binding protein produces MTALLEVEDLRVAYGKIEAVKGISFTVETGQVVSLIGTNGAGKTTTLRTLSGLIKPTSGKITFDGQVLNGIPAHKTVSLGMAHSPEGRHIFPKLTIAENLQLGAFLRKDKDGIEKDIQRAYDLFPILGERRKQAAGTLSGGEQQMLAMGRALMSQPKLLMLDEPSMGLSPIMMQKIMETIATLKAEGMTILLIEQNAQAALSLADYGYVLEVGKIKLSGTGQDLLVDDEVRKTYLGED; encoded by the coding sequence GTGACCGCACTTCTCGAGGTCGAGGACCTCAGGGTCGCCTACGGCAAGATCGAAGCCGTCAAAGGCATCTCCTTCACCGTCGAAACCGGCCAGGTCGTCAGCCTGATCGGCACCAACGGCGCGGGCAAGACCACCACCCTGCGAACCCTCTCCGGACTGATCAAGCCCACCAGCGGCAAGATCACCTTCGACGGCCAGGTCCTCAACGGCATCCCGGCCCACAAGACGGTCTCGCTCGGCATGGCCCACTCCCCCGAGGGCCGGCACATCTTCCCCAAGCTCACCATCGCCGAGAACCTCCAGCTCGGAGCCTTCCTCCGCAAGGACAAGGACGGCATCGAGAAGGACATCCAGCGCGCCTACGACCTCTTCCCCATCCTGGGCGAACGTCGCAAGCAGGCCGCCGGCACCCTCTCCGGCGGCGAGCAGCAGATGCTGGCCATGGGCCGAGCCCTCATGTCCCAGCCCAAGCTGCTCATGCTCGACGAGCCGTCCATGGGCCTCTCCCCGATCATGATGCAGAAGATCATGGAGACCATCGCGACGCTCAAGGCCGAAGGCATGACCATCCTGCTCATCGAGCAGAACGCCCAGGCCGCCCTGTCCCTCGCGGACTACGGCTACGTGCTCGAAGTCGGCAAGATCAAGCTCTCCGGCACCGGCCAGGACCTGCTCGTCGACGACGAGGTGCGCAAGACGTACCTCGGCGAGGACTAG
- a CDS encoding ABC transporter ATP-binding protein: protein MTTTTTTAAATTTAATVLDASGVTMRFGGLTAVRGVDLTVREGEIVGLIGPNGAGKTTFFNCLTGLYVPTEGQVSYKGTVLPPKPHLVTKAGIARTFQNIRLFSNMTVLENVLVGRHTRTKEGLWSALLRGPGFKKAEIASRERAMELLEFVGLDAKAEHLARNLPYGEQRKLEIARALASDPGLLLLDEPTAGMNQNETRTTEELVFAIRDKGIAVLVIEHDMKFIFNLCDRVAVLVQGEKLVEGTSDVVQGDERVVAAYLGTPYEGAPGAEEVAEVEAAEAHADEAAEETAETAETADAPAEEPAEAEAEAAADESDAETDSDSDSDSDDSDDAPEAASENATDADSTTEGDSK, encoded by the coding sequence ATGACGACGACCACCACCACGGCCGCGGCCACCACCACGGCCGCCACCGTCCTCGACGCCAGCGGTGTCACCATGCGCTTCGGCGGCCTCACCGCCGTCCGCGGCGTCGACCTCACCGTCCGCGAAGGCGAGATCGTCGGACTGATCGGCCCCAACGGCGCCGGCAAGACGACCTTCTTCAACTGCCTCACCGGCCTCTACGTCCCCACCGAGGGACAGGTCAGCTACAAGGGCACGGTGCTGCCGCCCAAGCCGCACCTCGTCACGAAGGCCGGCATCGCCCGCACCTTCCAGAACATCCGCCTCTTCTCCAACATGACCGTCCTGGAGAACGTCCTCGTCGGACGCCACACCCGGACCAAGGAAGGCCTCTGGTCCGCGCTCCTGCGCGGCCCCGGCTTCAAGAAGGCGGAAATCGCCTCCCGCGAACGAGCCATGGAACTCCTCGAGTTCGTCGGCCTCGACGCCAAGGCCGAACACCTCGCCCGCAACCTGCCCTACGGCGAACAGCGCAAGCTCGAAATCGCCCGCGCACTCGCCAGCGACCCCGGCCTGCTGCTCCTCGACGAGCCCACCGCCGGCATGAACCAGAACGAGACGCGCACCACCGAGGAGCTCGTCTTCGCCATCCGCGACAAGGGCATCGCCGTCCTCGTCATCGAGCACGACATGAAGTTCATCTTCAACCTGTGCGACCGCGTGGCCGTTCTGGTCCAGGGCGAAAAGCTCGTCGAAGGCACCTCCGACGTCGTCCAGGGCGACGAGCGCGTCGTCGCCGCGTACCTCGGCACCCCGTACGAGGGCGCCCCGGGCGCGGAGGAGGTCGCCGAGGTCGAGGCGGCCGAGGCGCACGCGGACGAGGCGGCGGAGGAGACGGCCGAGACGGCCGAGACGGCCGACGCCCCGGCCGAGGAGCCCGCCGAGGCCGAGGCCGAGGCCGCCGCCGACGAGTCCGACGCCGAGACGGACTCCGACTCGGACTCCGACTCGGACGACTCCGACGACGCTCCGGAAGCCGCTTCCGAGAACGCCACGGACGCGGACAGCACCACCGAAGGAGACTCCAAGTGA
- a CDS encoding branched-chain amino acid ABC transporter permease: protein MTTDTKTPETPETPDTAVAPAQTDPQGPGLLHWIVAAGGLATVASTFLAWTYTSEFPGDLTVNGYPGGLQVLTLIGGLLVTLFALAGLGVKGLRWLVPAGAKKALEFLALGTLATTLFTVLAIAVELGGFIHLEPGGIIAAVASLIPMVAFRLPDDSRTPAKPKELPSWAEILLLVVVFAVGLYAVTYGISTEYGELFIGYLILALFAAVALKKAGLTGRISAMASKNRQVAAIAAFVAAAAFPFTQTTDTYTVIAVNALIFATVALGLNVVVGLAGLLDLGYVAFLGVGAYTAALVSGSTASALDIELPFWGAVLIGAFAALVFGVVIGAPTLRLHGDYLAIVTLGFGEIFRITVNNMDGDNGPQITNGPNGIPNIPALNIFGYDFGETHTILGLELGTYANYYLLMLLVMVLVVVVFSRAQDSRIGRAWVAIREDETAATAMGINGFRVKLIAFALGATLAGVAGTVQAHFQGTVLPEMYVFAGPVAPNSAFLLAAVILGGMGTIRGPILGAALLFLIPEKLAFLKDYQLLAFGLALILLMRFRPEGLIPNKRAQLEYHEHDENADKLDVPEQRASAESGVGTAKAGA from the coding sequence ATGACGACCGACACCAAGACCCCCGAGACCCCCGAGACCCCGGACACCGCCGTCGCCCCCGCGCAGACGGACCCCCAGGGCCCCGGCCTCCTCCACTGGATCGTCGCCGCCGGCGGCCTCGCCACCGTCGCGAGCACCTTCCTCGCCTGGACCTACACCAGCGAGTTCCCCGGCGACCTCACCGTCAACGGCTACCCCGGCGGCCTCCAGGTCCTCACCCTGATCGGCGGCCTCCTCGTCACGCTGTTCGCCCTCGCGGGCCTCGGCGTCAAGGGCCTGCGCTGGCTCGTCCCGGCGGGCGCCAAGAAGGCGCTGGAATTCCTCGCCCTCGGAACCCTCGCCACCACCCTGTTCACCGTGCTCGCCATCGCGGTCGAACTGGGCGGCTTCATCCACCTGGAGCCCGGCGGCATCATCGCCGCCGTCGCCTCGCTGATCCCGATGGTCGCCTTCCGGCTGCCCGACGACAGCCGCACCCCGGCAAAGCCCAAGGAGCTCCCCTCCTGGGCCGAGATCCTGCTGCTCGTCGTCGTCTTCGCCGTCGGCCTGTACGCGGTCACCTACGGCATCTCCACCGAGTACGGCGAGCTGTTCATCGGCTACCTGATCCTCGCGCTCTTCGCCGCCGTCGCCCTCAAGAAGGCCGGCCTCACCGGCCGGATCTCCGCGATGGCCTCGAAGAACCGCCAGGTCGCCGCCATCGCCGCCTTCGTCGCCGCAGCCGCCTTCCCGTTCACGCAGACCACGGACACCTACACCGTCATCGCGGTGAACGCCCTGATCTTCGCGACGGTCGCCCTCGGCCTCAACGTCGTCGTCGGTCTGGCCGGCCTGCTCGACCTCGGTTACGTCGCCTTCCTCGGCGTCGGCGCGTACACCGCGGCCCTGGTCTCCGGCTCCACCGCCTCCGCCCTGGACATCGAACTGCCCTTCTGGGGCGCCGTACTCATCGGCGCCTTCGCCGCACTGGTCTTCGGCGTCGTCATCGGCGCACCGACCCTGCGCCTCCACGGCGACTACCTCGCCATCGTGACGCTCGGCTTCGGAGAGATCTTCCGCATCACCGTCAACAACATGGACGGCGACAACGGACCGCAGATCACCAACGGCCCCAACGGCATCCCGAACATCCCGGCGCTGAACATCTTCGGCTACGACTTCGGCGAGACCCACACCATCCTGGGCCTCGAACTCGGCACGTACGCCAACTACTACCTGCTGATGCTCCTCGTCATGGTCCTCGTCGTCGTGGTCTTCAGCCGCGCACAGGACTCCCGCATCGGCCGCGCCTGGGTCGCCATCCGCGAGGACGAGACCGCCGCCACCGCCATGGGCATCAACGGCTTCCGCGTCAAGCTGATCGCCTTCGCCCTCGGCGCCACCCTCGCCGGCGTCGCCGGCACCGTCCAGGCCCACTTCCAGGGCACCGTGCTCCCCGAGATGTACGTGTTCGCCGGCCCCGTCGCCCCGAACTCCGCGTTCCTCCTCGCGGCCGTCATCCTCGGCGGCATGGGCACCATCCGCGGCCCGATCCTCGGCGCCGCACTGCTCTTCCTGATCCCCGAGAAGCTGGCCTTCCTCAAGGACTACCAGCTGCTCGCGTTCGGCCTCGCGCTCATCCTGCTGATGCGCTTCCGCCCCGAGGGACTCATCCCCAACAAGCGGGCCCAGCTGGAATACCACGAGCACGACGAGAACGCTGACAAGCTCGACGTGCCGGAACAGCGGGCCTCCGCCGAATCCGGCGTCGGAACCGCGAAGGCGGGTGCGTGA
- a CDS encoding branched-chain amino acid ABC transporter permease has translation MNELPQQLADGLALGALYGLIAIGYTMVYGIVQLINFAHGEIFMIGGFGALTAYTILPDGTPLAVGIPVMLIGGAVVSVAVAMGAERFAYRPLRGAPRLAPLITAIGLSIVLQQLIWGFYPGAKSKVTFPEFKGESFQLFDGLAISRADAFVLVAAPLCMIALGLFVSKSRSGRAMQATAQDPDTAKLMGINTDRIIVMAFAIGAAFAAVAAVAEGLDKGQIRFEMGFLLGLKAFTAAVLGGIGNIYGAMIGGVVLGVAETLSIAYVEHIPGMDQFGGGAWKDIWVFSLLILVLLFRPQGLLGQRTADRA, from the coding sequence GTGAACGAACTGCCGCAACAGCTGGCCGACGGCCTTGCCCTGGGTGCCCTTTACGGGCTCATCGCCATCGGTTACACGATGGTCTACGGCATCGTCCAGCTCATCAACTTCGCCCACGGCGAGATCTTCATGATCGGGGGCTTCGGCGCCCTCACGGCATACACGATCCTTCCCGACGGCACCCCCCTCGCCGTCGGCATCCCCGTGATGCTCATAGGTGGCGCGGTGGTCTCCGTCGCCGTCGCCATGGGAGCCGAAAGATTCGCCTACCGCCCCCTGCGCGGCGCGCCCCGGCTCGCCCCGCTGATCACGGCCATCGGTCTGTCGATCGTGCTCCAGCAGCTCATCTGGGGCTTCTACCCCGGAGCCAAGAGCAAGGTCACCTTCCCCGAGTTCAAGGGCGAAAGCTTCCAGCTCTTCGACGGCCTCGCGATCTCCCGCGCCGACGCGTTCGTCCTCGTGGCCGCCCCTCTCTGCATGATCGCCCTCGGCCTCTTCGTCTCGAAGAGCCGCAGCGGCCGCGCCATGCAGGCCACGGCACAGGACCCCGACACCGCGAAGCTGATGGGCATCAACACCGACCGCATCATCGTGATGGCCTTCGCCATCGGCGCCGCGTTCGCCGCGGTCGCAGCGGTCGCCGAAGGCCTCGACAAGGGCCAGATCCGCTTCGAGATGGGCTTCCTGCTCGGCCTCAAGGCCTTCACCGCAGCCGTCCTCGGCGGCATCGGCAACATCTACGGCGCCATGATCGGCGGCGTCGTCCTCGGTGTCGCCGAGACCCTCTCCATCGCCTACGTCGAGCACATCCCCGGGATGGACCAGTTCGGCGGCGGCGCCTGGAAGGACATCTGGGTCTTCTCCCTCCTCATCCTCGTGCTCCTGTTCCGGCCACAAGGCCTCCTCGGACAGCGCACCGCGGACAGGGCGTGA
- a CDS encoding branched-chain amino acid ABC transporter substrate-binding protein, whose product MRNRSLLVLTTVLTTGALTLTACGSRDDGGKDNSKGGTTVVIGVDAPLTGSLSALGQGIKNSVDLAVQTANKNKEVPGVTFKIEALDDQATPATGKANATKLVGIKDVLGVVGPLNSGVSQSMQADFDKANLTQVSPANTNPSLSKGDNWGKGDFKRPFKTYFRTATTDVIQGKFAANYLFKDAGKKKVFVVNDKQTYGAGLAAIFSDEFKRLGGTVVDTDSVTVKETDFSSTANKIKASGADSVYFGGQYPEGGLLSDQVKKAGAKIPTMGGDGIYDPEFIKASGEANDGDLATSVGYPVEKLPTAKKFIEDYKAAGYKDPYAAYGGYSYDAAWSIIQAVKAVVADNKGKLPEDARAKVTEAMAKVSFEGVTGKVSFDEFGDTTNKQLTVYQVKNGAWVDVKSSTFED is encoded by the coding sequence GTGCGCAACCGTTCGTTGCTCGTTCTGACCACCGTGCTCACCACGGGAGCCCTCACCCTCACCGCCTGCGGTTCGCGCGACGACGGTGGCAAGGACAACTCCAAGGGCGGCACGACCGTCGTCATCGGCGTCGACGCCCCGCTCACGGGCTCGCTGTCCGCGCTCGGTCAGGGCATCAAGAACTCCGTCGACCTGGCCGTCCAGACCGCCAACAAGAACAAAGAAGTCCCGGGCGTCACCTTCAAGATCGAGGCCCTCGACGACCAGGCCACCCCGGCCACCGGCAAGGCCAACGCCACCAAGCTCGTCGGCATCAAGGACGTCCTCGGCGTCGTCGGCCCGCTGAACTCCGGCGTCTCCCAGTCCATGCAGGCGGACTTCGACAAGGCCAACCTGACCCAGGTCTCCCCGGCCAACACGAACCCCTCGCTCTCCAAGGGCGACAACTGGGGCAAGGGCGACTTCAAGCGCCCGTTCAAGACCTACTTCCGCACCGCCACCACCGACGTCATCCAGGGCAAGTTCGCCGCGAACTACCTGTTCAAGGACGCCGGCAAGAAGAAGGTCTTCGTCGTCAACGACAAGCAGACCTACGGCGCCGGCCTCGCCGCGATCTTCTCCGACGAGTTCAAGCGTCTCGGCGGCACCGTCGTCGACACCGACTCCGTCACCGTGAAGGAGACCGACTTCTCCTCCACCGCCAACAAGATCAAGGCGTCGGGCGCCGACTCCGTCTACTTCGGCGGCCAGTACCCCGAGGGCGGCCTGCTCTCCGACCAGGTCAAGAAGGCCGGCGCGAAGATCCCCACCATGGGTGGCGACGGCATCTACGACCCGGAGTTCATCAAGGCCTCCGGCGAGGCCAACGACGGTGACCTGGCCACCTCGGTCGGCTACCCCGTCGAGAAGCTCCCCACCGCCAAGAAGTTCATCGAGGACTACAAGGCGGCCGGCTACAAGGACCCGTACGCGGCCTACGGCGGCTACTCCTACGACGCCGCCTGGTCCATCATCCAGGCCGTCAAGGCCGTCGTCGCCGACAACAAGGGCAAGCTCCCCGAGGACGCCCGCGCCAAGGTCACCGAGGCCATGGCCAAGGTCTCCTTCGAGGGCGTGACCGGCAAGGTCTCCTTCGACGAGTTCGGCGACACCACGAACAAGCAGCTCACCGTCTACCAGGTCAAGAACGGCGCCTGGGTCGACGTGAAGTCTTCGACCTTCGAGGACTGA
- a CDS encoding trypsin-like serine protease has translation MTAVRRATAAATAVTAAACAAVLATAIPSAAINSYNATPAPERTEVGALVATWDNDDDPATPDRVDWVCSGTMIDADTFLTAAHCTTDWPANVKFYVSLDQDVQAGLDRAAVEHPGDPAAQARAVAVEGTAHSHPAYPGPASDTHDISVVQLPAAQVKARWSFTPATLPKAGALGALGPQGLNDTAFVVAGYGTQEARRGPGGHTHPGGGVRMKAPVGFDALNDAWVRLAMTAPQGNGGACYGDSGGPNFATLNGRLTLVATTITGDTPCYATNVTYRLDTPGARDFLKPFVRLP, from the coding sequence TTGACCGCCGTACGACGTGCCACCGCCGCAGCCACCGCTGTCACCGCCGCGGCCTGCGCTGCCGTCCTCGCCACCGCGATCCCGTCCGCAGCGATCAACTCGTACAACGCGACACCCGCGCCCGAGCGCACCGAGGTCGGCGCCCTCGTCGCCACCTGGGACAACGACGACGACCCCGCGACGCCCGACCGGGTCGACTGGGTCTGCTCCGGCACGATGATCGACGCCGACACCTTCCTGACCGCCGCGCACTGCACCACCGACTGGCCGGCGAACGTGAAGTTCTACGTCTCCCTCGACCAGGACGTGCAGGCCGGCCTCGACCGGGCCGCCGTGGAGCACCCCGGCGACCCGGCCGCCCAGGCGCGGGCCGTCGCCGTCGAGGGCACCGCGCACAGCCACCCGGCCTACCCCGGACCCGCCTCCGACACCCACGACATCTCGGTGGTCCAGCTCCCCGCCGCGCAGGTGAAGGCCCGCTGGTCGTTCACCCCGGCCACGCTGCCGAAGGCCGGGGCGCTCGGCGCGCTCGGCCCGCAGGGACTGAACGACACCGCCTTCGTCGTCGCCGGGTACGGCACCCAGGAGGCGCGCCGCGGCCCCGGCGGCCACACCCACCCGGGCGGCGGCGTCCGGATGAAGGCACCGGTCGGGTTCGACGCTCTGAACGACGCCTGGGTGCGGCTCGCGATGACCGCCCCGCAGGGCAACGGCGGTGCCTGCTACGGCGATTCGGGCGGCCCGAACTTCGCCACGCTGAACGGCAGACTCACCCTGGTCGCCACCACCATCACCGGCGATACGCCCTGCTACGCCACCAATGTCACGTACCGGCTCGACACCCCTGGCGCCCGTGACTTCCTGAAGCCCTTCGTCCGACTTCCGTGA
- a CDS encoding PaaI family thioesterase, whose amino-acid sequence MGEQTTVKFPQEVIDEYAALGVDLPALFSAGHLGNRMGVQIVEASAEKVVGTMPVEGNTQPYGLLHGGASAVLAETLGSVGSMLHGGVSKIAVGVDLNCTHHRGARSGLVTGVATPVHRGRSTATYEIVITDEAGKRVCTARLTCMLREVTAKDAENLPGASA is encoded by the coding sequence ATGGGTGAGCAGACGACTGTGAAGTTCCCGCAGGAGGTCATCGACGAGTACGCCGCGCTCGGCGTCGATCTTCCCGCCCTCTTCTCGGCCGGGCACCTCGGCAACCGGATGGGCGTGCAGATCGTCGAGGCCTCGGCGGAGAAGGTCGTCGGCACGATGCCGGTCGAGGGCAACACCCAGCCGTACGGACTGCTGCACGGCGGCGCGTCCGCCGTCCTCGCCGAGACCCTGGGATCGGTCGGCTCGATGCTGCACGGCGGGGTCTCCAAGATCGCCGTGGGCGTGGACCTGAACTGCACCCACCACCGCGGGGCCCGCAGCGGCCTGGTGACCGGTGTCGCGACCCCGGTGCACCGCGGCCGATCCACCGCGACGTACGAGATCGTGATCACGGACGAGGCGGGCAAGCGGGTCTGCACCGCCCGGCTGACCTGCATGCTCCGTGAGGTCACCGCCAAGGACGCGGAGAACCTCCCCGGCGCCTCGGCCTGA